In one Poecilia reticulata strain Guanapo linkage group LG8, Guppy_female_1.0+MT, whole genome shotgun sequence genomic region, the following are encoded:
- the LOC103469428 gene encoding melanoregulin, translating to MGSAFKRFCKQFCCCCCAEDEDEEEEKQPLVTPDPLDYFTREVQKRRDEETNLWSEPGDASHSERADDRTLYTLLQARNKTRIGSTGYRRLSVDIEAMRDTRREVRDKWKTILENLGFMAEADSLLTVSAGASADRMRNAPAARAMLHTLHTETSIFCSKEAPPERYLFIIDRLLYLDIGEDFLAKARRFYPPKDDSDEEMPGLAINLPLLLARVEAMNGRGNDDDEEDDSEKDD from the exons ATGGGTTCAGCTTTCAAGAGGTTCTGCAAgcagttctgctgctgctgctgtgccgAAGAcgaggacgaagaggaggaaaagcaaCCTCTCGTAAC TCCAGATCCACTGGATTATTTTACTCGTGAAGTCCAGAAGAGACGAGACGAGGAGACCAACCTGTGGAGTGAACCCGGAGACGCCAGCCACTCGGAGAGAGCTGATGACCGGACGCTTTACACCCTGCTTCAGGCCAGGAATAAAACCCGCATTGGATCCACG GGCTATCGTCGCCTGAGTGTGGACATCGAAGCCATGAGAGACACACGGAGAGAAGTCAGAGACAAATGGAAAACTATCCTGGAGAACCTTG GTTTTATGGCCGAGGCCGACTCACTGCTGACAGTATCTGCTGGTGCCTCAGCTGACCGCATGCGTAATGCCCCGGCAGCACGTGCCATGCTGCACACGTTGCACACAGAGACGTCCATCTTCTGCTCCAAGGAGGCCCCACCAGAAAGATATCTGTTCATCATT GATCGCCTCCTTTACCTCGACATCGGTGAAGATTTCTTGGCCAAGGCGAGGCGGTTTTACCCTCCGAAGGACGACTCTGACGAGGAGATGCCGGGCCTGGCCATAAACCTGCCGCTGCTGCTGGCCAGGGTCGAGGCCATGAACGGACGTGGCAATGACGACGATGAAGAGGACGACAGTgaaaaagatgattaa
- the tcap gene encoding telethonin: MPFCSVLEKRNGVVMGGELTCSVREENKAKRESYSADWHSVHLKTQXQDSQTMNMIDDSRRETMSRQWQSRSLIQTCPSGVFRVGTVERGVREHQLLPKRNTLPLPIFTPAELGVRLGRGAPHTEQDLLPFPAPDGVCPSKRSVDEITRDLPPVKPTLMEFAKAPKALGRSMSQEAQRG, translated from the exons ATGCCTTTCTGTAGCGTGctggaaaaaagaaacggaGTGGTGATGGGAGGTGAGCTGACCTGCAGCGTTCGGGAGGAGAACAAGGCAAAAAGGGAGAGCTACAGCGCCGATTGGCACAGTGTTCATCTCAAGACTCAAYCGCAGGACAG TCAGACCATGAACATGATCGACGACTCCCGCAGAGAGACCATGTCCCGGCAGTGGCAGAGCCGCTCTCTGATTCAGACCTGCCCATCTGGAGTCTTCAGGGTGGGCACCGTGGAAAGAGGGGTGAGGGAGCACCAGCTGCTGCCCAAGAGAAACACACTCCCCTTGCCCATYTTTACCCCCGCAGAGCTGGGCGTCAGGCTGGGACGCGGGGCCCCACACACRGAGCAGGACCTGCTGCCCTTCCCAGCACCAGACGGAGTCTGTCCCAGCAAGAGGAGCGTGGACGAGATCACCAGAGACCTCCCTCCCGTCAAGCCGACCCTCATGGAGTTCGCCAAAGCACCCAAAGCGCTCGGTCGCTCCATGTCCCAGGAAGCCCAAAGAGGCTGA
- the kat8 gene encoding histone acetyltransferase KAT8 yields MTGGKSCSSNKDSEPSMDVDVDSSRTESERGDLDSSVPVACSSNGSGGEEDEAEGLCRPRETGGSSDQLTPDEGAERGIGKDQEVSVEIGETYLCQRTDKTWHMAEVIQSRLNEQEAREEFYVHYVGFNRRLDEWVGKNRLALTKTVKDAVRKNSEVGGVGDLGDQPERKITRNQKRKHDEINHVQKTYAEMDPTTAALEKEHEAITKVKYVDKIQIGNFEIDAWYFSPFPEDYGKQPKLWICEFCLKYMKYEKTFRHHLSHCQWRQPPGKEIYRRSNISVYEVDGRDHKIYCQNLCLLAKLFLDHKTLYFDVEPFIFYILTEVTKQGAHIVGYFSKEKESPDGNNVACILTLPPYQRRGYGKFLIAFSYELSKLENAVGSPEKPLSDLGKLSYRSYWSWVLLEILRDFRGTLSIKDLSQMTSITQSDIISTLQSLNMVKYWKGQHVICVTPKLVEEHLKSAQYKKPPITVDTMCLKWAPPKNKQAKLSKK; encoded by the exons ATGACTGGCGggaagagctgcagcagcaacaaggATTCGGAGCCCAGCATGGACGTGGATGTGGATTCCAGCCGGACGGAGAGCGAGCGGGGGGACCTGGACAGCAGCGTCCCCGTTGCGTGCTCGTCCAACGGCAGCGGCGGGGAGGAGGACGAAGCGGAGGGCCTGTGTAGGCCCCGAGAAACCGGGGGCTCGAGTGACCAGCTCACACCGGATGAAGGCGCCGAGAGAGGCATCGGCAAGGATCAAGAAGTGTCGGTGGAAATTGGAGAGACGTATTTGTGTCAAAGAACCGATAAAACATGGC ACATGGCCGAGGTGATCCAGTCCCGCCTCAACGAGCAGGAGGCCCGGGAGGAGTTCTATGTCCACTATGTGGGAT TTAACCGGCGGCTGGACGAGTGGGTGGGGAAGAACCGGCTGGCGCTCACCAAGACAGTGAAGGACGCCGTGAGGAAAAACTCTGAGGTTGGAGGAGTCGGAGACCTCGGCGATCAGCCCGAGAGGAAGATCACGCGCAACCAGAAGAGGAAGCATGATGAGATCAACCACGTGCAGAAg ACCTACGCCGAGATGGACCCGACTACAGCGGCTCTGGAGAAGGAGCACGAGGCG ATCACCAAGGTGAAGTACGTGGATAAGATCCAGATCGGGAACTTTGAGATCGACGCCTGGTACTTCTCTCCGTTCCCAGAGGACTATGGGAAGCAGCCCAAGCTCTGGATCTGCGAGTTCTGCCTGAAGTACATGAAGTACGAGAAAACGTTCCGACACCACCTG TCTCACTGCCAGTGGAGGCAGCCTCCAGGGAAGGAGATCTACCGCAGGAGCAACATCTCCGTCTATGAGGTGGACGGCCGGGACCACAAG ATCTACTGCCAGAACCTGTGCCTGCTGGCCAAGCTGTTCCTGGACCATAAGACGCTTTACTTTGACGTGGAGCCGTTCATCTTCTACATTCTGACCGAAGTCACCAAGCAGGGAGCGCACATCGTCGGCTACTTCTCCAAG GAAAAAGAATCTCCAGATGGGAACAACGTGGCGTGTATTCTGACGCTGCCGCCGTACCAACGCAGAGGCTACGGGAAGTTCCTCATAGCTTTCA gctACGAGCTGTCCAAGCTGGAGAACGCGGTCGGCTCGCCGGAGAAGCCGCTGTCGGATCTGGGCAAGCTGAGCTATCGGAGCTACTGGTCCTGGGTTCTGCTGGAGATCCTGCGGGACTTCAGGGGGACGCTGTCCATCAAGGACCTCAG CCAGATGACCAGCATCACTCAGAGTGACATCATCAGCACGCTGCAGTCGCTCAACATGGTGAAGTACTGGAAGGGGCAACACGTCATCTGCGTCACGCCCAAACTGGTGGAGGAGCACCTGAAGAGCGCCCAGTACAAGAAGCCGCCCATCACAG